A stretch of the Candidatus Jettenia sp. AMX2 genome encodes the following:
- a CDS encoding LysM peptidoglycan-binding domain-containing protein — MKKDVQVGVILGIIILAIIGVFLSTRTTVKEPVIYIPVTEDKQASILDIDDLPLDSPGDTSGAFVDVTSAPRDARQRKAAVADATKNEMKDIVIEGNWQKAKDEEIIQDNWRAIYSEDVRMPATRFQIHKVQPGEDLSKIARRYYGDVSKWSTIYNANRDKIQDHNFLRVGTELVIPGIDIQEEKKVSQQPRLETTPPSLSQVVEVESAKPAGRIHVVQQGDSIYKLAVKYYNDGTKWNKILEANKKVIKDPKSIRIGQELIIPEL, encoded by the coding sequence ATGAAAAAAGATGTGCAGGTCGGTGTAATCTTAGGGATAATTATCCTGGCGATCATAGGGGTATTCCTGAGCACGAGAACTACCGTAAAAGAACCTGTTATTTATATCCCTGTGACAGAGGATAAACAGGCCAGCATATTGGATATAGACGACTTGCCGCTGGATTCTCCCGGCGATACCTCAGGGGCTTTCGTAGATGTTACATCAGCTCCCCGGGATGCGAGACAAAGAAAGGCCGCTGTTGCGGATGCAACAAAAAATGAAATGAAAGATATTGTTATTGAAGGTAACTGGCAGAAAGCAAAGGATGAAGAGATAATACAGGATAATTGGAGAGCTATTTATTCGGAAGATGTCAGAATGCCTGCCACAAGATTTCAGATACACAAGGTTCAGCCCGGTGAAGACCTTTCTAAAATAGCAAGAAGATATTACGGAGATGTATCTAAATGGTCAACTATTTACAACGCCAACCGGGATAAAATTCAGGATCATAATTTTCTTAGAGTAGGTACCGAACTTGTGATTCCTGGTATTGATATCCAGGAAGAAAAAAAAGTATCACAACAACCAAGATTGGAAACTACCCCCCCCTCGCTTTCTCAGGTAGTAGAAGTAGAAAGTGCAAAACCAGCCGGAAGAATACATGTCGTCCAGCAGGGCGATTCAATTTATAAACTTGCTGTTAAATATTACAATGACGGTACAAAATGGAATAAAATACTGGAAGCGAACAAAAAGGTTATAAAGGATCCAAAATCTATAAGAATTGGGCAAGAATTAATTATACCGGAACTTTAA
- a CDS encoding PQQ-binding-like beta-propeller repeat protein → MKIRNISFWVSRPFYYLTATLFLAYTMLCLPALYAQSSKENFPLYKHDLQRTGNTAFSGPSDGNVKWSISSSGEIWSSPVVDSKGIIYVGSTDGNLLAVNEDGKVIWAFKAAVEILASPAVDANGTVYFGSVDGKFYAVNPDGKLKWKFQARAAIHSSAAVDKNGNVYFGSYDGKVYAVGSNGRLLWSYAADAPIMTSSPAIGQDNTVYIGSWDKHVYALNPEGTLKWRYETEGKVDATPTVGADCIYIASVGGKLYAIRFDGTLKWVFDLGSRVHSSPAIDAEETCYIGTQGNVLCSVRKDGSLKWRFKTSGSVTAAPVIDTNGVVYIGDWDGRLYAIQNDGSLKWSATLGNALLSSPAIDTKNNLYIGCVDWRLYAIGQ, encoded by the coding sequence ATGAAGATAAGGAATATTTCCTTTTGGGTAAGCCGCCCTTTCTATTATCTGACAGCAACTCTGTTCCTGGCATATACGATGCTGTGTCTTCCCGCTCTGTACGCGCAAAGTAGCAAAGAAAATTTCCCACTGTATAAACATGATTTACAAAGAACGGGGAATACGGCGTTTTCAGGCCCCTCCGATGGTAACGTGAAATGGAGTATTTCCAGTTCCGGAGAGATCTGGTCATCGCCGGTTGTGGATTCAAAGGGGATTATCTATGTAGGAAGTACCGATGGTAATTTACTGGCTGTAAACGAGGATGGAAAAGTAATTTGGGCCTTTAAAGCAGCCGTGGAAATTCTTGCTTCTCCGGCAGTTGACGCAAATGGTACCGTTTATTTTGGTTCCGTTGATGGAAAATTTTATGCTGTCAATCCTGATGGTAAACTGAAATGGAAATTCCAGGCAAGGGCAGCCATTCACTCATCAGCTGCTGTTGATAAAAATGGCAATGTATATTTTGGTTCCTACGATGGGAAAGTGTATGCGGTTGGTTCTAACGGAAGGCTTTTGTGGAGCTATGCTGCAGATGCGCCTATTATGACCTCCTCTCCTGCCATAGGGCAGGATAATACTGTCTATATTGGTTCCTGGGATAAGCATGTGTATGCTTTAAATCCGGAGGGAACGCTGAAGTGGCGTTATGAAACCGAAGGTAAGGTTGATGCTACTCCTACGGTCGGCGCTGATTGTATTTATATTGCAAGTGTGGGGGGGAAGCTGTATGCCATTCGCTTTGACGGTACCTTGAAATGGGTTTTTGATCTCGGTAGCAGGGTGCACTCTTCGCCTGCAATCGATGCAGAAGAAACTTGCTACATCGGAACACAGGGGAATGTCCTGTGTTCCGTAAGAAAGGATGGATCCCTGAAATGGAGGTTTAAAACATCGGGATCTGTTACAGCAGCCCCTGTAATTGATACGAATGGCGTTGTTTACATAGGAGACTGGGACGGTAGGTTGTATGCCATTCAGAACGATGGATCTCTGAAGTGGAGTGCAACTCTTGGAAATGCATTACTTTCCTCCCCTGCGATCGATACAAAAAATAACCTGTATATTGGTTGTGTTGACTGGAGGCTTTACGCAATAGGTCAATAG